The following nucleotide sequence is from Zea mays cultivar B73 chromosome 1, Zm-B73-REFERENCE-NAM-5.0, whole genome shotgun sequence.
AATCAATCATGGGTATTTGATACTAGATTGATGATTCACACTTGCAAATCATTACATGGACTAATAAGACTAGAAGATTTGCAAAAGGTGAGATGGATGTATGTGTTAGCATTGGAGCAAGAGTTGTGGTCATAGCAATAACACCTACAACTTATAGTTACCCTCAGGATTAGGTTTGGAGTTGAATAATTGTTATTACGTCCCTTGTTTTAATAAGAACATTATCTCTTTTTCATGTCTGGAAGAAGTAGATGGTTATAAGATTATAATAAAGAACAAGTGTTGTTCTATTTATTATTATGATATTTtctattttcattttctattggtGAATGTATTATATGTTCTTGATTCTGAGAATAAAATTGTCTATAACTTTAATACTAAAAGGGTCCGACCAAATGATTTGAATCCTACTTTTATTTGGCATTGCCATTTAGGCCATATAAATGAGAAATGCATTAAAAACTCCACAATGATGAATTGCTTAACTCATTTGATTTTGAATCACTTGACGTGTGTGAGTTTTGTTTGCTTGGGAAGATGACCAAAGCACCTTTCACTGATGTATTTTGACCAATGAGCTCAAATGCCAAAGGAGGATTTTAGTAATTCattacttttatcgatgactTTAGTAGatatggatatatatatatatatacctaatGAGGCACATATCTGAATCGTTTGAAAAGTTCAAAGAATTTTAAAATAAAGTACAAAATCAACTTGGCAAGAGAATTAAATTTCTGCGATCAaatcgtggaggtgaatatttgagcCAAGAATTTAATAATCATCTTAAACAATGTTGAATTGTTCTGTAGTTGACTCCACCTAGAACATCTCAATGGAATGGGTTATCTGAACGGAGGAATCGAACCTTGTTAGACATGGTTAGGTCAATGATGAGCCAAACTGATCTTCCACTATCTTTTTAGGGTTATACTCTTGAAACAGTCATGCTTACACTAAACAATGTTTCGACTAAGTCTATTGAGAAGACTCCATATGACATGTGGACTGGGAAACATCCTAGATTGACTTTCCTCAAAGTTTGGGGATGTGAAGCTTATGTCAAACGTTTGATGTCAGACAAACTCACTACAAAAATCAAACAAATGTATTTTATGGGGTATCCAAAAGGGAAACCAAAGGATATTATTTTTATAATAAAACCGAGGGCAAAATGTTTGTTGATCACAATGGTGTCTTCTTAGAGAAAGTGTTTCTCACTAAAGGAGTTAGTGGGAGCAAAGTGCAACTTGGTGAAATTCAAGAAACACCTAAAATTGTTTCATCACCCACTGAACTCGTACAAGATGTACAAAATGTTGTGTAATCTATTGTTGAAGCACCAGCCAAATGTAGGTCTACAAGGAAACACAACATAACTCAAAAGTTCACACTCCTAACCACGAAGCATCGTGGCATATTATTGTTGGACAATGATGAGCCTGCAACCTACAAAGAAGCAACGATGGGACCCGACTTCGATAAATTGCTTGGAGCCATGGAATCTGAAATAGAATTCATGCATGACAATCAAGTTTACAACTTGATTGATCCAATCGATAGTGTGAGGCCTATCGACTATAAGTGGGTTTACAAGAAAAAtatagacatggatggaaatgttcacatcaatAAAGCATGATTGGTGGCCAAAGGTTTCAAATAGATTCATGGTGTAGACTTGTTGCCACCCGAAACCCACCGGCGAGAGGCGGCATGCAACACGGGGAGCGGAGAGGCCTCTGGAGCAACTGGTGGGCCCCGGTCCCTCGGTCAACGACCTGTATCCTATCGCACGATCAGGCTATGAGGTTCGCTAGGCATGCCACCTAACCTATGCCCGATCAGAAGGGTGTTGACATGCTCCAAATTGGTTTCTTGCATAAACAGTCACATGCAAACATCAGTACGAGCCGTGTTAGGCTCCCCGGGAGGTATCAGCCATAAAGAGTCGATGGCTTCCCGAAATCTAGTCGGGCTTACGTATAAGAGATTCGGTGAAGATTTGACTGCACGGCGCTGCCGCTTTGCGGTCCAGCACTGCCAGCCAAGGAGTATTCATCCTTTTTCGCTCAAACTCCACAGTTTACCTCTTCTCCCTTGTATCTTGGTGCCTGCAAAATTTGAggtaattttgtaaaaattatgcAGTTCGGCGATGCCACACTTTCGAGCGGCACTACCGCTCGATGAATTTTTTTGGAGTTTCACCCAGAATTTTCACTAGACTTTTAGTGCGTCCTTTAGAGTTTCTTGTGAAAGTTTGGGTTCAAATCAAGTCTTTTAAGTTCCGTTGAGCTCTTATTCTTCTATGGTACTTGGTAAGAGCAATCAATCAATCCATGGTTGATCTGTTCTTTTGCGGAGTGTTTTTGGTGTCCCTAAAAGTTGGATTTTGTTAGGGACTCAAGTCACAGTGTTCTCGCAGTTCGATAATTTttagtggctcccattcacctCCTCTTTGGTGCAAGGCTCATTGGTCCTTGAAAATAAAAGACTAGGTGTTTTTTATTATTGTGAAAAATCCAATATTTATCTTTTTAAAGTGCATCTATTGTAAATTAATGTGGTGCTTCTTTTGGAAACCTTAATTAGTAAAGGTAAGATTGTATAACTTGCATCTTATATTATTATATTCGTGAGATGATAACAAAGTAGAAACATGAAGCCTCGTTAGGATTGGACCATAACAAACAACTTCAAAGATTATCCTTTCTAACTTCAATAATTTCCATTAGAGTCTTTGGTTTAGTTGTATGGTAATTTCTACATTTTTCCAAATATAGAATCATGTATGATGTGTGCTATCATGTACAATAGATGGTCTTATCCTGTTAGTTGTGGTTACTGTATATACCTCAAGTTGAAGTAAGCATGACTCTCCAATATGATCCTTGGCCTTCCTATATCAAAGTATGACAAATATGTGGTTGATATGTGCCACCCTTATTCAAGTGTGATGAGTGATTGCGAAGGAGATGATTGGCTTTTGTTTAGTGTGGACTTAACCATGACATGAGTTTGGTGTTGTGTAACATGTCTCTTCGCTTGTGGTTCATGGATATAGAGAACAAAGGTGGTGGTCGATGGCAAAGGTGAAGGTCATTCAGATAGACTAGGATCGATGGTGACAAACACCTAGGCACATCGACTAGTGCAAGAGTACATGGATGAGTAGAATGTGTTTACCAAGTGAAGTTGAGGTGTTGGAAGACTTGGTGATTAGGCGGTCAAGGGCTAGTAGTAGCATGTGTAGAGAAAATGGAAGGAGCATATCCGATATGCTACTCACAAGGGGTTTAATGGTTTAGGATTCAAACCCACCTCACAAGGGGTTTTCGATGGCAACACGCGATGTCATCACAAAGCTTCTGTCGATGTGAAGCAAAGTCATGAAGAGCTCATAACTGTCAAATCTACATATTTTGAGTTGGACCATATAATACCTCTAGGGTTAAGTGGTTTGGCTTTAATTATCTAGGGGCAAGTTGAAAATGTGTAGTAGTCCAATAAATAAGGTGAGTCTTATCAAACCAGTTCTATCTCTCGATCATTTCATTTTTTCCTTCTTTCAATTTAGATTTTCTCTCTACCAAGCTTTCTTCTATCGAATGAGATGCATAGATGAAATCTTGATCTAGTGTAATCCTATCACTGGTGTAACTCCAGAAAAGTGCTTGACCTCTGTAGGAGTGAATCAAATCAACCTTACCTCTAAACTTTGTGGCACATGTGCTTACTTTGATTTTGGATTTGGGTCTTCACTCCCCCTTCCCATTTTGTTCTCTATTTTGACAGATTTTGTGTCCCAACAATTTTAGGATAAATTTGGTTGGATGGATACATGCTAGGACCATCGAGGATCATCCCTGCCAAACACTTTGGGTAGATTCCACGTTAGCACTTAGATTCATCTTTTGGAGTAAATTTAAGAACCCTCACTTTGTTTAAATTTTTTTTACATCTACAAAGTTTTGAATTGTTCTAGGTGCTGATGATGTGAGGATATCTTCCCAACATTTGTTCTAGCTCTAGCTTGGAGGTGTAGTTTATAATATTATTTTAAAAagttttaaaatatttttaatttaaataataaacaaataactTATCTAAATCTCTCCCAAAGGCTTAAAATTTCAACTCCACGATTTTATTGAGCACCTAATGACCTGTTCCACCAATTTAATAAATCTTTCTATACATGATTGCAAGCTGctaggaaaagaaaaaaaaatgaaaCACAAGTTATTACAGGCCTTCGTTAATTTCCCTTGTCTAAAACATCATCACAAACAATAGAAACACGAAGTCCTAAGTTCTAGTTTTAAATGGTCAAGTTGGCCGTGTTCGCCGGCCTACACTGTTTATCAAATGGCTAATTACTGATTAGGGCATGTGACGTTGGGAGATGTGCAGTTTACCGGTAAAGAAAGCCGTTCAATCTAAGCAAAATTTTGCATATTACTTTTATATTCAGCATTGGAATCGTCGGTGGTGACAATTTTAACTAATCCTGCTCGGAAACAGTGCCAGCAAGTCTGAAATTTCAGTTTTTTAAAGTTAGCCAAACTAAGAGCTCGATTATGGTGTTCCTCGAAGCAAGCTAACTATCACGTGGCTATTTTTACTTTTTTTTCATTTTTATTCCTATTTTGAAAAGGGGAGAGCGCTGCCCATTCATTGAGGTGCAGAAAAATCACGGGCCAATTTTAACCCTAGTCGTCTTTGACTAGCAAGGGATCATATATTACTCAATCTTTTTCAATCCTCATATAACCAAATAAACCTAATTAAACCTTGTTCAGTTAGAAGTGACCCCTGCTTAGAAGGGTATTGAAAGAAAAATATATTTTTTCTCTCAATGGATTCCCTCCTAACCAAACAAGCTCTAATAGAAAGATTAGGGGAAGTTTAAATAAAATGAGTGAAAATAGAGAGGAACTTTAAAGAAACAACAAAAGATACCGTAATCATTGTTTACTTTCTTGTTTTTTTACTGTAATCTGCCCTCTTTGACTTAGAAATAATAAAATACTGTAGGTCCTCACTACAGTAACTTCACTTAAAAAAAGAGCAAGGTACAAATTTATCAGAGGTAGGTGTGGTAGGCAAACTTGTAGGTCCTCAAGTCGGCCATAATTTGTCGGCAGTATTTGGTTTCCTCACTAGTGTGTCATATTAAATGTTTAAATATTAATTATAAGTATTCAATATAGGTTTAATTAGGTTCAACAAATTTATCTTGTCTTTTAGTCTTCATTtgtataattagttttataattagactatatttaatattcaTAATTATTATTCAAACAATTGATTTGATATTACGAAACTTGAGTTGAGCGGAACAAGCACCCCAAAGATTTCGTATGATCGCTGGATCTGAAATATCATGCATCTCTCGTTCCTTCTTTCTCCCACTACATTACTACATTACTATCGCTTCAACGTGAGAACGATGTTACTGATGTTGTAGCTAGGTGTCAAAATCAAAGTATTATATAACTGAATCAAAATATCATATATCTTTTAATTACTAGTTTCAAGGATATATACCATATCATAACACGCCGTGACGATAATTAGGCTCGTTCCAACCCTTTGCCATGTCGTGCTACATCAAATATTAATCCCATTAACGACTCTATTATTGATTCTCGCCATTCATTATTTACCGCAGCGTTCTAGTGCACAACCTTTAATGTTAATTTATAGTCACTTTAGTGTCACATATGCTCTTCTTTTATTGACTTTTAGTTTACAAGAAACACATTTTTTATTAAAATGAAATATATCCAATGGCATAACTAAGCAAATAAAATTATATAATCCataaaaaaattaaaattttgtaatttatgAAGCTAAAAAATTATAAAATTTGTAAATAAAATCTAATTGCCATGGTGCAGGTTCTAAATATGCTTTATTAAATTACTTTGTAGTTTGTAATAAATCGGACATGTAAGAATTATGGCCTCATATTGAAGATGGTTGCGAAGAATATGGGTGCTTCTAGGGTGATGGTTGGTGCTACAACAAAGGACTTAActatcactacacgacggttgatctttagcgacccttattaggtaccaactgttggttgctaaaggttagggaccgacggtcagtcgctaaatccatttgtagcaacggtcggttggtcgctaaaagtctagaaatttaacaacttatggttggtcgctatagatgtcgtcggggactagcggtgagttgctatagagcaaggatcactatcaaatcttatagctTGAACGTAtctgtagatgttagtgactaaaaattaattaaaacaagtaaacattgatcactaaattgcgtggtgatttatttcttttttatattgcttgtatgtttatttcctggtttgtttatgtatggacatgactatagtatgcaactatgttctttgtgcttatatgatattagattcgagttgaaagtcgtttcaaatcctacataaagagtatggataaatcatggatcacaagtgaatggttttctaggGAGACAAAGGTTTATAAACAACCGCCTTCTCGTCTTCATCCCAGAAGCTGCTGCCCaggtgtaacactataaaaatcattaaataaaaataatacatttagttaataatgatatttatggtaatcaatttttttaaaaaagtgcttgttatttatttacctttggaatgattttttaTTGCTTATAATTGATTTTTTAGATATTTAACAAATATTTCTTATTAAATAAAAATCCTAGtaaattaataatataattattagtcccaaaaataaatattttatttataaatagttttgggtTAATTGTTATAAATTTTGTGGTTATTtaaattatattttgaaattagaaaggaattagaaaagaaataaaaaaactaaCCTAACCTAACCTAGCCGGCCCACCAGGTCCCATGAAACCGGCCATGCCCCTAGCCGGCCCACCAGGTCCCATGAAACCGGCCATGCccccaaccctagccgccactaCCCTGCTCCCTCTCCCAAGCCACCGCCACTCCTTCTCCCTCTTGCGCAACCAGAGCGCACAAACCCAATGCGGCGCCGGCCCCTCCTCCCTCTTGCGCAATTTGGCTGTGTGGCCACGGACTATCAAGAACAGGCAGTGGATCCTGACCCCTTTTTCTCTCATTCCAGCAGCAGCGGTGGAGAAGATCCTGCAGGTAGTGCAGCAGTGAGGCGGTGGATCTCCAGACAGTGCAGCAGTTGGGTGGCAGGTGGAGCAGCCCCAGCCAGTTTCGTTTCTAGTGGGGAGCGTGTTGTGCTGGTGTGAGATCTGGGCGGGGCCTTTGTTATCCGGTTTGAAACCACGTTTTCGGGCTTCGAATTTTGCGGTCCCTTATCCGGATGTTTTTTTTGGGTTCCCGTTCTCAGGCGAGGTCGAGCAGCAGAGGACGCCGGCGACAACTAACTTGCTCTCCGGAGCGGAGGGCGAGGAGGTCGAAAGGAGGAAGGAGACCATGGAGCTGTTCCCGCAGAGCGTCGGGTTCAGCATCAAGGATGCTGCTGCCCCTAGGTGCGTACCACTGCTGCTTCACATCATCTAAATCCATTTCGATTTTGGTTTGCGCAACAGTTGTTACGTAGTAGCACAGCAGAACTCAAGCCTAGCTAGCTGTCTTATGTCTCCTGGACAAAAGGCCAAGCAATTTGACTTTGTAACATAGAGATCTGAGTTTAATGAGTGTTTATAGGTGGAAGTGGAACATGTGGTATAAAATCTAGTTGAGCCGGATGGCAAATGACAGAGCATGTTATTACGTATGTGTAAAGCTAAAGCATCCCTTGCTGTTCAGTCTGTGTTGGTATTCCTTGGTCAAAGCTGTATCTTTGTAATCTTAAGAAGTTACCGCCTTTGCTAAAACACCGTGTTCTGCAAGGTAACACTGTTTCCTTTTATCAGGCAAAGCAACCAACATGCTCAGAGATTGTACCTAATGTTTATCATTAACTGCCAAGGATTATTAACAGGAAAAAAAAAACAGAGTGGATAATTGATTGGCTAAGCTGAAGTAGCCTactacatgcactgttccttagtGTTCTTCTCTGTAATATTTGTCAGGGAGGAGCAAGGAGATAAAGAGAAGCCTAAGCAGCTCACAATCTTCTATGGCGGGAAGGTGCTGGTATTTGACGATTTCCCCGCCGACAAGGCAAAGGATCTGATGCAGCTGGCCAGCAAGGGCAGCCCAGTGGTACAGAACGTTGTTTTGCCTCAACCCTCTGCAGCTGCTGCTGTCAGTACTGACAAGGCCGTGCTGGACCCGGTCATCAGCTTGGCCGCTGCTAAGAAGCCTGCTCGCACAAATGCTTCTGGTATAAACACTCTCCCTCTGGCCAGCTGGGGTATTTATTGAGTTAGCATCTCTAAAATATTACATTTAAGTTAGCATCTCTAAAATATTACATGATATTTATTGAGTTTTTTATATGTCTTATAAGTTTTCCCAATTATTTCTAAACCAACCTATAGCTTATGTTTTGATCTACATGCTCACTAAATATATTTGATATCTTTTCAGCGACAAGAAAATTATAACCAAGTGCAATTGTTTTTTTAAAGCAGATGCATTACATCAAGAAAAAGATTTAGTGAAACTGTTTAGAAAGCTATTGTAAGTACATATTTACCTTT
It contains:
- the LOC100275133 gene encoding uncharacterized protein LOC100275133, with protein sequence MRRRPLLPLAQFGCVATDYQEQAVDPDPFFSHSSSSGGEDPAGEVEQQRTPATTNLLSGAEGEEVERRKETMELFPQSVGFSIKDAAAPREEQGDKEKPKQLTIFYGGKVLVFDDFPADKAKDLMQLASKGSPVVQNVVLPQPSAAAAVSTDKAVLDPVISLAAAKKPARTNASDALHQEKDLVKLFRKLLMILMLG